In a single window of the Flavobacterium ammoniigenes genome:
- a CDS encoding glycoside hydrolase family 28 protein gives MRKPFKVIKLSIAHLATYIMLLLACPAMGQSEVNSSSAWAKLPSILATIKEPVFKNKTYNILDFGAKPGGIIDNSKVFEKAIQKCTKNGGGIVLVPSGKYCTGPIHLDNNVNLHLVEGAEILFNTDPSVYPIVHTSFEGTELMNYSPLIYAYNKHNVAVTGKGTLNGQGSNEQWWSWCGKNTYGWKKGMPDQKEDVNKLMDLADKGVPVAERVFGKGHFLRPNCIEFFECTQVLLQGVQIVNAPFWVIHPIKSSNVIVDGVTIKSHGPNNDGCDPEYSKNVWIKNTIFDTGDDCIAIKSGRDNDGRRVAIKSENIIVQDCKMYDGHGGVTIGSEISAGVSNVYVENCVMDSPELDRAIRIKSNSRRGGLVENVFVRNIKVGQVKESVLGIDLHYGVHGNQTGTFMPQVQNIFIENSMVKNGGLYGILAKGHAGYPIKNIRFKEVTIEKVETDYSIENVENLKFINTYINGSLMESPKNQ, from the coding sequence ATGCGCAAGCCTTTTAAAGTAATTAAGTTGTCAATTGCACATCTAGCAACATATATCATGTTGTTATTGGCTTGTCCTGCTATGGGTCAAAGTGAGGTAAATTCTAGCAGTGCTTGGGCAAAATTACCCTCTATCCTTGCTACTATTAAAGAGCCTGTGTTTAAAAATAAAACGTACAACATACTTGATTTTGGTGCAAAGCCGGGAGGAATCATTGATAATTCAAAAGTTTTTGAAAAAGCAATTCAAAAATGCACCAAAAACGGTGGGGGTATTGTATTAGTCCCTTCAGGGAAATATTGTACAGGCCCAATTCATTTAGATAACAATGTGAATTTGCATTTAGTTGAAGGTGCTGAAATTTTATTTAATACAGATCCTTCAGTTTATCCAATAGTTCATACTTCATTTGAAGGAACAGAGTTGATGAATTATTCTCCTTTAATTTATGCTTACAACAAACATAATGTTGCGGTGACAGGTAAAGGAACTTTGAATGGTCAAGGAAGTAATGAACAATGGTGGTCTTGGTGTGGCAAAAACACCTATGGGTGGAAAAAAGGTATGCCGGATCAAAAAGAAGATGTAAATAAATTAATGGATTTAGCCGATAAAGGGGTACCTGTAGCTGAAAGAGTTTTTGGCAAAGGGCATTTTTTAAGACCTAATTGTATCGAATTTTTCGAATGCACACAGGTTTTACTTCAAGGGGTTCAAATTGTAAATGCGCCTTTTTGGGTAATTCACCCAATAAAGTCTTCCAATGTAATTGTTGATGGTGTAACTATAAAAAGTCACGGTCCAAATAATGATGGTTGTGATCCCGAGTATTCCAAAAATGTTTGGATTAAAAACACCATTTTCGATACCGGAGATGATTGTATTGCAATTAAATCAGGAAGAGATAATGATGGTAGACGTGTAGCTATAAAAAGTGAAAATATTATTGTACAAGATTGTAAAATGTATGATGGTCACGGCGGAGTTACTATCGGTAGTGAAATTTCAGCTGGAGTTAGCAATGTTTATGTTGAGAACTGTGTAATGGATAGCCCAGAATTAGACAGAGCGATAAGAATCAAGTCGAATTCAAGAAGAGGTGGTTTGGTTGAAAATGTATTTGTGCGAAATATTAAAGTGGGTCAGGTAAAGGAATCGGTTCTTGGAATCGATTTACATTATGGCGTTCATGGAAATCAAACGGGGACTTTCATGCCTCAAGTTCAAAATATTTTCATAGAAAACAGTATGGTTAAAAACGGAGGATTGTATGGAATATTAGCAAAAGGTCATGCAGGTTATCCGATAAAAAACATCCGATTTAAAGAAGTTACTATTGAAAAAGTAGAAACGGATTATTCGATAGAAAATGTTGAAAATCTAAAATTTATAAATACGTATATCAACGGGTCTTTAATGGAAAGTCCCAAAAATCAATAA
- a CDS encoding LacI family DNA-binding transcriptional regulator: MIEKVTIYDIAKKLDITAATVSRALNNNPKISPATRKLVLDTAAKMNYKQNKLAQALRSGKSNNVGVIVPRIDSNFFASVIRGIEEELHPEGYHVIICQTHEDEKREIENINTLLNAQVDGILMSISNVSTENEHVIKRVIKERVPLVFFDRKMNVDGVSSVTINDFEGGYIATKHLIDEGCTKIAHLAGDQTLEIYQNRYKGYKQALVDHNITFKEEYVLRTKSNVEAGINAAKTLLSQETPPDAIFSSSDFAGLGAIQELKEQGMAIPDDFCVVGFGNEPFTKFMELSISSIDQSPMEMGKMAAKVFLEQINNTNNLKIEKKVVLVPELLTRKSSNRQNK, from the coding sequence ATGATAGAAAAAGTTACTATTTATGATATTGCTAAAAAACTTGACATAACAGCCGCTACTGTCTCAAGAGCTTTGAACAATAATCCTAAAATAAGCCCAGCAACTAGAAAATTAGTTCTTGATACTGCTGCGAAAATGAATTACAAACAAAACAAACTAGCTCAGGCGCTCCGAAGTGGGAAAAGCAATAACGTTGGTGTAATTGTTCCTAGAATTGATAGCAATTTCTTCGCATCGGTCATTCGTGGCATCGAAGAAGAATTACATCCAGAGGGGTATCATGTTATTATTTGTCAAACACATGAAGACGAAAAAAGAGAAATCGAAAATATCAATACATTGCTCAATGCCCAGGTGGACGGAATTCTTATGTCTATATCTAATGTAAGTACAGAAAATGAACATGTGATTAAACGCGTCATAAAAGAAAGAGTTCCTTTAGTGTTTTTTGATAGAAAAATGAATGTTGATGGAGTTAGTTCGGTTACCATTAATGACTTCGAAGGGGGATATATTGCAACTAAACATTTAATTGATGAAGGATGTACTAAAATTGCTCACCTTGCCGGAGATCAAACTTTAGAAATTTATCAAAATCGATACAAAGGATACAAACAAGCTCTTGTTGATCACAATATCACTTTCAAGGAAGAATACGTTTTAAGAACTAAAAGTAATGTTGAGGCTGGAATTAATGCCGCCAAAACCTTATTATCACAAGAAACTCCTCCTGATGCTATTTTTTCTTCGAGTGATTTTGCTGGATTAGGTGCTATTCAAGAATTGAAAGAACAAGGAATGGCTATACCGGATGATTTTTGTGTAGTGGGTTTTGGTAACGAACCTTTTACCAAATTCATGGAATTGTCCATCTCCTCTATAGATCAATCCCCGATGGAAATGGGTAAAATGGCAGCTAAAGTATTTTTGGAACAAATCAATAATACCAACAATTTAAAAATTGAAAAGAAAGTAGTCCTTGTACCAGAATTACTCACTCGTAAATCTTCAAATAGACAAAATAAATAA
- a CDS encoding UxaA family hydrolase, protein MQKKLIKVDPTDNVAVALVNLVAGETIPYEGEDVVVLSDTKMKHKIAMKDFQSGDKIIMYGVIVGKASQTIAKGDTITTANVKHESAKVTGKTDTIGWEVPNVDQWKDKTFMGYHRTDGQVGTENVWLFFPLVFCENRNIEILKGIFEKELKKPKENDYQLLLRSLVNSETGADDAVTKSAEVDLFENIDVKFIQHQGGCGGIRQDSHSLAKLLAGYVNNPNVAGATVLSLGCQNLQISIFQDAMKAINPNSDKPVLIYDQQSIGTIEEMLSTVVKDSFAAIKEANKIVRKPAPLSKLTIGLECGGSDGFSGISANPTLGVLSDKLVALGGTTILSEFPELCGVEQELVNRCVDDKDGKRFLELMQWYEKSVVDAGSGFDMNPSPGNIKDGLITDAMKSAGASKKGGTSPIVGVYDYGEYINEPGFTLLCTPGNDVECTTAMVGSGANMVLFTTGLGTPTGNPIAPVVKVSSNTQLANKMSDIIDFNTGEIITGDKSIEEMADEMLEFVIQVASGNIKTKAAILNQNDFIPWKRGVSL, encoded by the coding sequence ATGCAAAAAAAATTAATAAAAGTAGATCCTACTGATAATGTAGCAGTAGCTTTAGTGAACCTAGTTGCTGGAGAAACTATACCATATGAAGGAGAAGACGTTGTAGTTTTGTCAGATACTAAAATGAAACATAAGATTGCGATGAAAGATTTTCAATCTGGTGACAAAATTATTATGTACGGTGTAATCGTTGGAAAAGCAAGTCAAACAATTGCTAAAGGAGATACCATTACTACTGCCAATGTTAAACACGAAAGTGCCAAAGTAACTGGTAAAACAGATACTATTGGTTGGGAAGTTCCTAACGTAGACCAATGGAAAGATAAAACTTTCATGGGGTATCACAGAACAGATGGTCAGGTAGGAACAGAAAATGTTTGGTTGTTTTTCCCATTAGTATTCTGTGAAAACAGAAATATCGAAATCCTAAAAGGAATTTTCGAAAAGGAATTGAAAAAACCAAAAGAAAACGACTACCAATTGTTGCTTCGCTCTTTAGTAAATTCTGAAACGGGAGCTGATGATGCGGTTACAAAATCAGCAGAAGTTGATTTATTCGAAAATATTGATGTAAAATTCATTCAGCATCAAGGGGGTTGTGGTGGAATTCGTCAGGATTCTCACTCATTAGCCAAGCTATTGGCTGGATACGTGAACAACCCAAATGTAGCTGGTGCTACTGTTTTAAGTTTGGGTTGTCAAAACTTGCAGATTTCAATTTTCCAAGATGCCATGAAAGCGATTAATCCAAACAGCGATAAGCCTGTTTTGATTTACGATCAACAATCTATTGGAACTATCGAAGAAATGTTGAGTACAGTAGTAAAAGATTCTTTTGCTGCAATTAAAGAAGCAAATAAAATTGTTAGAAAACCAGCGCCTTTATCTAAATTAACAATTGGATTAGAGTGTGGAGGTTCAGATGGATTCTCTGGAATTTCTGCTAATCCAACATTAGGGGTTTTATCTGATAAATTAGTAGCATTAGGAGGAACAACAATTCTTTCTGAATTCCCGGAATTATGTGGAGTCGAACAGGAATTAGTAAATCGTTGTGTAGATGATAAAGATGGGAAACGTTTCTTAGAATTAATGCAATGGTATGAAAAATCAGTGGTGGATGCCGGTTCGGGATTTGATATGAATCCATCGCCGGGTAACATCAAAGACGGTTTGATTACAGATGCAATGAAATCAGCAGGGGCTTCTAAAAAAGGAGGGACTTCTCCAATTGTAGGGGTTTACGATTATGGAGAATACATTAACGAGCCAGGGTTTACCTTGTTATGTACTCCAGGAAATGATGTAGAATGTACTACTGCCATGGTAGGTTCAGGCGCCAATATGGTATTATTTACAACAGGTTTAGGAACTCCAACAGGAAATCCAATTGCTCCAGTTGTAAAAGTGTCATCAAACACGCAATTGGCTAATAAAATGTCTGATATTATCGATTTTAATACAGGTGAAATTATCACGGGTGATAAATCAATTGAGGAAATGGCTGACGAAATGTTAGAATTTGTCATTCAAGTGGCAAGTGGCAATATTAAAACCAAAGCAGCCATCCTAAATCAAAACGATTTTATTCCATGGAAACGAGGTGTGTCTTTGTAA
- a CDS encoding tagaturonate reductase has protein sequence MEKLNRKSKGLENRLPIKVVQFGEGNFLRAFVDYAFHRLNNEVDFNAGIAVVQPLKEGMVNMINDQDGLYTLFMNGIKKGEKIQDIQLISNIVKAINPYSDFADYLALAKEPALQFIVSNTTEAGIEFLDTDTPDMQPPAAFPAKLTLLLHERFQHFNGEASKAVTIIPCELIDYNSETLKKCILQYCDLWNLDAAFKKWVSEDCTYHSTLVDRIVPGYPRAEIEEYNNKLDYQDNLIVAAEPFFLWAIEGGDDLKAKLPFDKTDLNVKIVDDIRPFKMIKVRILNGAHTAMVPVSLLFGNKLVMETVNGDFTGPFVDNVIAEISETLPMDKNEITAYAEEVMDRFRNPFIKHALADIALNSISKFKVRVLPSLLGYYKTTKKLPTSLTFSLACLIQFYKGTWNNEALPVKDTPELVEAFKKAWELGNIESVVAAVLANTDFWDEDLNKVKGLAEALVHALNEIEANGIQQGFVNFSK, from the coding sequence ATGGAAAAATTAAACAGAAAAAGTAAAGGTTTAGAAAACAGATTACCCATAAAAGTAGTTCAATTTGGAGAAGGAAATTTTTTGAGAGCCTTTGTGGATTACGCATTTCATAGGTTAAACAACGAAGTTGATTTTAATGCTGGTATTGCAGTAGTTCAGCCATTGAAAGAGGGAATGGTAAATATGATTAATGATCAGGATGGTTTATATACGCTGTTTATGAACGGAATCAAAAAAGGAGAAAAAATTCAAGATATCCAGTTGATTTCAAATATTGTAAAAGCAATTAATCCCTATAGTGATTTTGCAGATTATTTAGCCTTAGCTAAAGAGCCAGCACTTCAGTTTATTGTTTCAAATACTACGGAAGCAGGAATTGAATTCCTGGATACCGATACTCCGGATATGCAGCCGCCAGCCGCATTTCCTGCTAAATTAACCCTTTTGTTACACGAAAGATTCCAACATTTCAATGGAGAGGCTTCTAAAGCAGTAACTATTATTCCTTGTGAATTGATAGATTACAACTCTGAAACATTAAAAAAATGCATCTTGCAATACTGTGATTTATGGAATTTAGACGCTGCATTTAAAAAATGGGTTTCAGAAGACTGTACCTACCACAGTACTTTGGTTGACAGAATTGTTCCGGGATATCCAAGAGCTGAAATTGAGGAGTACAATAACAAATTAGATTATCAAGATAACTTAATTGTTGCTGCGGAACCATTTTTCCTATGGGCGATTGAAGGTGGAGACGATTTGAAAGCCAAACTTCCATTCGACAAAACAGATTTGAACGTCAAGATTGTTGACGATATTCGTCCTTTCAAAATGATTAAAGTTCGTATTTTGAATGGTGCACATACAGCAATGGTTCCTGTTTCTCTTTTATTTGGTAACAAATTAGTTATGGAAACCGTTAATGGAGATTTTACTGGACCGTTTGTTGATAATGTGATCGCTGAAATTAGCGAAACGCTACCGATGGATAAAAATGAAATTACGGCTTATGCTGAAGAGGTAATGGATCGTTTTAGAAACCCATTTATCAAGCATGCATTAGCAGATATTGCTTTAAATTCAATTTCAAAATTCAAAGTAAGAGTGTTACCAAGTTTATTAGGGTATTATAAAACCACTAAAAAATTACCTACTAGTTTGACTTTTTCATTAGCTTGTTTGATCCAATTTTATAAAGGAACTTGGAATAATGAAGCTTTACCGGTGAAAGATACTCCGGAATTAGTTGAAGCATTCAAAAAAGCTTGGGAATTAGGAAATATAGAATCAGTTGTTGCAGCAGTTTTAGCGAATACTGATTTCTGGGATGAAGATTTAAATAAGGTTAAAGGACTTGCAGAAGCTTTAGTGCATGCATTAAATGAAATTGAAGCCAATGGAATTCAACAAGGCTTTGTAAACTTTAGCAAATAA
- a CDS encoding SDR family oxidoreductase: MEPNFSLAGKVIVVTGGTGVLGGAFVDGIAAAGGIVGILGRNEKIANERANAINQKGGQALALIADVTNESQLEAACQQMLTAFGKIDGLVNAAGGNIPNAVVQPDQDVFELNFQALQEVMQLNLMGTVMPTQVFGKAIKKNGSGSIVNISSVVSQLAITKVLGYSLAKSAIDSYTQWFAVELAKRFGDAIRMNSIAPGFFLTEQNKTLLTNTDGSLTERGQLVIQNTPFKRFGNPEELVGALIWLLSDASKYVTGSKITVDGGFTVFGGV; the protein is encoded by the coding sequence TTGGAACCTAATTTTTCATTAGCGGGCAAGGTAATCGTTGTAACCGGAGGAACCGGAGTCCTAGGAGGAGCATTCGTTGATGGAATTGCTGCTGCAGGTGGTATCGTGGGAATTTTGGGAAGAAACGAGAAAATTGCTAATGAAAGAGCAAATGCAATTAATCAAAAAGGCGGACAAGCTTTGGCTTTAATTGCTGATGTTACTAATGAATCGCAATTAGAAGCAGCTTGCCAGCAAATGCTTACTGCTTTTGGTAAAATTGATGGATTAGTCAATGCGGCAGGAGGAAATATACCAAATGCAGTTGTACAACCGGATCAGGATGTATTCGAGCTTAATTTTCAGGCATTGCAAGAAGTGATGCAATTGAATTTGATGGGAACAGTGATGCCTACACAAGTTTTTGGGAAAGCAATCAAAAAGAATGGTTCAGGAAGTATTGTCAATATTTCTTCCGTTGTTTCTCAGTTAGCCATAACTAAGGTTTTAGGATATAGCTTGGCAAAGTCGGCTATTGATTCGTATACACAGTGGTTTGCTGTGGAATTGGCCAAACGCTTTGGAGATGCCATTCGGATGAATTCGATTGCACCTGGATTTTTTTTAACAGAACAAAATAAAACATTACTCACAAATACCGATGGAAGTTTAACCGAAAGAGGTCAATTAGTCATCCAAAATACCCCTTTCAAACGATTTGGAAATCCTGAAGAGTTAGTAGGCGCTTTGATTTGGCTTTTGAGTGATGCATCAAAATATGTAACAGGATCAAAAATAACTGTTGACGGAGGATTTACAGTTTTTGGAGGAGTATAA
- a CDS encoding bifunctional 4-hydroxy-2-oxoglutarate aldolase/2-dehydro-3-deoxy-phosphogluconate aldolase gives MNKIQKITAAIIQQGMLPLYYNEDENVTIEVLRAIYRGGIKAVEYTSRGESALRNFTKMIEVRNAEMPELLLGIGTIKNVEQASAYYNVGADFFISPGFVPEVASFLIEKGALYSPGCMTPTEIIAAENAGVTFIKLFPGNMLGPDYLSSIKDIFPKLVFMPTGGVDTTHENIQAWFKAGVSAVGMGSKLISKKLMADQDYTTIESETKKILHLVQTVRTNL, from the coding sequence ATGAATAAGATACAAAAAATAACAGCCGCGATTATTCAACAAGGCATGCTTCCATTGTATTACAATGAAGATGAGAATGTTACAATTGAAGTGTTAAGGGCCATTTATAGAGGCGGAATCAAAGCGGTCGAATACACCAGTCGTGGTGAGTCGGCTTTGCGAAATTTCACCAAAATGATTGAAGTTCGAAATGCCGAAATGCCTGAACTATTGTTGGGAATTGGAACCATTAAAAATGTAGAACAAGCCTCAGCCTATTACAATGTTGGCGCTGATTTTTTTATTAGTCCTGGATTTGTTCCTGAAGTTGCTTCATTTTTGATTGAAAAAGGCGCTTTATACAGCCCAGGATGTATGACGCCAACAGAAATCATTGCGGCTGAAAATGCAGGAGTGACTTTTATAAAATTATTCCCAGGTAATATGTTAGGCCCTGATTATTTGAGTAGCATCAAAGATATTTTTCCAAAATTGGTATTTATGCCAACAGGAGGAGTAGATACAACACACGAAAATATTCAAGCTTGGTTCAAAGCTGGAGTTTCAGCAGTGGGGATGGGTAGTAAATTAATCAGCAAAAAGTTAATGGCTGATCAAGACTATACCACTATTGAATCAGAAACAAAAAAAATATTGCATTTAGTACAAACCGTTAGAACAAATTTATAA
- a CDS encoding sugar kinase, with protein MNKVVTFGEIMLRLSTDSHLRFEQAKGFTATYGGGEFNVAVSLANYGIDAEFVTRVPNNEIGMCAVKEMRKMNVASQNVLFGGDRLGIYYLETGAGSRASNVVYDRAHSAMASLETGMIDWKKIFKGVTWFHWSGITPAISDSAAQACLEAVKAAHDLGLTISCDLNYRSKLWQYGKTPAEVMPELLHYTNVILGDIDTAFFMLGQAKVNPDYQDTNSLPVVYDRLFDLCPNLKTIATTLRYSVSASHQRIGGILYDKKAIYNSVVREATPVVDRVGSGDAFMGALIYGLISQPDNKQRIVDFSVAACALKHSIAGDYNLVTLKEVENMIDGDGSALVSR; from the coding sequence ATGAACAAAGTAGTCACTTTTGGCGAAATCATGTTGCGCCTTTCAACAGATAGTCATTTGCGTTTTGAACAAGCAAAGGGATTTACCGCTACTTATGGTGGTGGCGAATTCAATGTTGCCGTTTCTTTAGCCAATTATGGAATTGATGCCGAGTTTGTAACTCGCGTTCCCAATAATGAAATTGGTATGTGTGCAGTGAAAGAAATGCGAAAAATGAATGTGGCTTCTCAAAATGTACTTTTTGGTGGCGACCGTTTAGGAATCTATTACTTGGAAACTGGTGCGGGAAGCAGAGCCAGTAACGTGGTGTATGACAGGGCTCATAGTGCCATGGCATCGCTTGAAACCGGAATGATTGATTGGAAGAAAATTTTCAAAGGTGTCACTTGGTTTCATTGGAGCGGCATTACACCAGCTATTTCAGATTCAGCTGCTCAAGCTTGTTTGGAAGCTGTGAAAGCGGCTCATGATTTGGGACTAACCATCTCTTGCGATTTGAATTACAGATCTAAATTATGGCAGTATGGAAAGACTCCTGCTGAGGTTATGCCTGAATTATTACACTATACCAATGTGATTTTAGGTGATATTGATACAGCTTTTTTTATGTTAGGTCAAGCTAAGGTAAATCCAGATTATCAGGATACGAATTCATTGCCAGTTGTTTACGATAGGTTATTTGATTTGTGTCCCAATTTAAAAACAATAGCAACAACATTACGCTATTCGGTGAGTGCATCGCATCAAAGAATAGGTGGAATCCTATATGATAAAAAAGCAATTTATAATTCTGTTGTTAGAGAAGCTACTCCTGTGGTGGATCGTGTTGGAAGTGGAGATGCCTTCATGGGTGCCTTGATCTACGGATTAATTTCTCAGCCTGACAATAAACAACGTATTGTTGATTTTTCTGTGGCGGCATGTGCTCTTAAGCATAGTATTGCTGGAGATTATAATTTGGTTACTTTAAAAGAAGTTGAAAACATGATTGATGGCGACGGATCGGCGCTAGTTTCAAGATAA
- the uxaC gene encoding glucuronate isomerase, with amino-acid sequence MSTTFIHDNFLLENKYAEELYHNYSKNQPIIDYHNHLSPQAIADDKIFDNVTKVWINGDHYKWRAMRTLGVNEQFITGNGSDKDKFMNWAKTVPYTMRNPLYHWTHLELARYFDIYDLLNEKSAEKIYEEASAKINSAQYSTQNLLRKVNAELVCTTEDPIDNLQYHQQLSKSAFEVKVSTAFRPDRAILIAADGYNDYINTLGEVAGVSINSYADLCTALRNRIDYFDKNGCKLCDHGLDQVYFENYTESEVNAIFKKKRDNGNLTNEEALKFQSAILFFLFETYHEFGWVQQLHLGALRNNNARMHRILGPDTGWDSIGDYPQAQKLSGFLNALDSKDKLTKTIIYNLNPADNEVMATMIGNFNDGSVRGKVQFGSGWWFLDQKDGMTKQLNALSNMGLISCFIGMLTDSRSFLSFPRHEYFRRILCNLLGDEIKRGELPNDMEWIGKMVSDISYNNAKEYFKF; translated from the coding sequence ATGAGCACAACATTCATTCACGACAATTTTTTATTAGAGAATAAATACGCAGAAGAATTATACCATAATTATTCTAAAAACCAGCCGATTATTGATTACCACAATCATTTGTCTCCTCAGGCTATTGCAGACGATAAAATTTTTGATAATGTAACCAAAGTATGGATCAATGGAGATCATTACAAATGGCGCGCGATGCGTACTTTAGGAGTGAATGAACAGTTCATTACTGGTAATGGTTCTGATAAAGATAAGTTTATGAATTGGGCTAAAACGGTTCCGTATACGATGCGTAATCCTTTGTATCACTGGACGCATTTAGAACTGGCTCGTTATTTTGATATCTACGATTTGTTGAATGAAAAATCAGCAGAAAAAATATACGAAGAGGCTTCTGCCAAAATCAATTCGGCACAATACAGCACCCAAAATTTGCTTCGCAAAGTAAATGCTGAATTGGTGTGTACTACCGAAGATCCAATCGATAATTTACAGTACCACCAACAATTAAGTAAAAGTGCTTTTGAAGTAAAAGTAAGTACGGCATTTAGACCAGACAGAGCTATTTTAATTGCTGCGGATGGTTATAATGACTACATCAATACTTTAGGAGAAGTAGCTGGTGTTTCCATCAATTCGTATGCTGATTTATGTACTGCACTTCGAAACAGAATTGACTATTTTGACAAAAACGGATGCAAATTATGTGACCATGGTTTGGATCAAGTGTATTTTGAAAACTACACCGAAAGTGAAGTTAATGCGATTTTCAAAAAGAAGAGAGACAATGGAAACTTGACAAATGAGGAAGCTTTGAAATTCCAAAGTGCGATTTTATTTTTCTTATTCGAAACCTATCATGAATTTGGTTGGGTACAACAACTTCATTTAGGTGCTTTACGAAATAATAATGCGCGTATGCATCGCATTTTAGGACCTGATACTGGTTGGGATTCTATTGGTGATTATCCACAAGCACAAAAATTATCTGGCTTTTTAAACGCTTTAGACAGTAAAGATAAATTGACTAAAACAATCATTTACAATTTGAATCCTGCTGATAACGAAGTGATGGCAACGATGATTGGAAATTTCAATGACGGTAGTGTTAGAGGAAAAGTTCAATTTGGTTCAGGATGGTGGTTTTTAGACCAAAAAGACGGAATGACCAAACAATTGAATGCCTTATCTAATATGGGTTTAATTAGTTGTTTCATCGGAATGTTAACCGATTCACGAAGCTTTTTATCCTTCCCTAGACACGAATATTTCAGACGTATTTTGTGTAATCTTTTAGGAGATGAAATCAAAAGAGGAGAATTGCCAAATGATATGGAATGGATTGGTAAAATGGTATCTGATATTAGTTACAATAATGCAAAAGAATACTTCAAATTTTAA
- a CDS encoding gluconate 5-dehydrogenase, translating to MNLFDLTGKRALITGGTHGLGMAMAEGLAQAGAELVITGTTPSKMEEALNYYKSKGYKASGYLFDVTNEKAAAENIDLIAKELGDIHILVNNAGIIKRELATTMSVADFRQVIDVDLVGPFIMSQLVVKQMIERQEGKIINICSMMSELGRNSVSAYAAAKGGLKMLTRNLATEWAKHNIQVNGIGPGYFATSQTEPIRVDGHPFNEFIINRTPAARWGNPEDLAGAAVFLASKASDFVNGQIVYVDGGILATIGKPSNEN from the coding sequence ATGAATTTATTTGACTTAACAGGTAAACGCGCCTTGATTACTGGTGGAACTCATGGTTTGGGTATGGCAATGGCCGAAGGATTGGCACAAGCCGGTGCCGAATTGGTAATTACTGGAACAACGCCTTCTAAAATGGAAGAGGCTTTGAACTATTATAAAAGCAAAGGGTACAAAGCTTCAGGCTATTTATTTGATGTAACCAATGAAAAAGCGGCTGCTGAGAATATAGATTTGATTGCGAAAGAATTAGGTGACATTCATATTCTTGTAAACAATGCAGGAATTATCAAAAGAGAATTGGCTACCACCATGTCGGTTGCCGATTTCAGACAAGTAATCGATGTGGATTTAGTAGGTCCTTTTATAATGTCGCAATTGGTTGTCAAACAAATGATCGAAAGACAAGAAGGCAAAATAATCAACATATGCTCCATGATGAGCGAGTTGGGAAGAAATAGCGTTTCGGCTTATGCCGCTGCTAAAGGTGGATTGAAAATGTTAACTCGAAATCTAGCTACAGAATGGGCTAAGCACAACATCCAGGTAAACGGAATTGGGCCAGGGTATTTTGCTACTTCCCAAACCGAACCGATTCGAGTGGATGGTCATCCATTTAACGAATTCATCATCAACAGAACGCCTGCAGCCCGTTGGGGAAACCCTGAAGATTTAGCTGGTGCAGCCGTATTTTTGGCATCCAAAGCCAGTGATTTTGTAAACGGACAAATTGTTTACGTAGATGGGGGCATTTTAGCAACCATTGGTAAACCTTCAAACGAAAATTAA